The sequence below is a genomic window from Lolium perenne isolate Kyuss_39 chromosome 4, Kyuss_2.0, whole genome shotgun sequence.
cgccaccgctcctccgTCCACGACTCGCTCTTCTCCTTCCgcctcccctccccctccccctcccccgcCTTCCTCTACGGCTTCGTCTTCAACCGCCAGCGCCAGGACGAGCGCCTCCCGCGCGGCGGCGAGCAGAAGTCCGTCGTCATACTCTCCCACGCGCCCTACTCCTCCCTCTTCCGCCTGCTGCTGCAGATCCTCGGCCCGCTCTGCTTCGACATCGGCCACGCCGCGCTCACCATGGTCGCCTCGCACGTCGCCGCCTGGCCCGCGCCGGCGCCCGGGTGCCCCATGGAGCTCCCCATCGGCAGCGCCGCGCTGCGGGTGCACCTCCCGCCCGCGCCCGACGACCCTGGCCCGCCGCCGGCGCTGCTGCCCGCCAACCCCTCGGTTCCCTACGGGCTCTTCCACGACGCCGACCTCTTCGCCGCGTTCCGCGGCTTGCTTCTCCACCTCTGGACGCTATGGGAGCTCATGGTGGTCGGCGAGCCTATACTGGTTGTCGCGCCATCGCCACCCCAATGCTCGGAGGCTGTGGCTGGACTCGTTAGCCTCGTTGCTCCAATCTTGTACAGCGTGGACTTCCGGCCGTACTTCACAATTCATGACCCGGACTTCGCTCGCCTGAACGCGCTCGCGGAAGGCGAGGTGTTCCCACCAATGGTGCTCGGCGTGACCAACCTGTTCTTCTTGAAGAGTCTTAAGAGCATTCCGAATGTGGTGTCCGTGGGAAGCCCGAACCCGAATTCTACTAGGGTGCTCCCGGCAGGCGGGCAGACGCCAGCGTCGGCGAACGGATCCAATGGGACACCTGTGAAGCTCAAGCTCGACAAGCTCGCGATCAATAAGTTCTCTCCCACCGGTCTGTTGAATTCCATCAAGTTGAGAAGGAAAGGACCTCTTTCCCTTATGACGGAGCATAGGGAGGCACTGTGGAGCACGTATGTGCCAACCACAAAGCCCGACACATCTGTTCTCAATAGGCTCATTGATGCTGGCGTGTCACCGAGGATCGAGGAGTCCATGTCGGTCGTCAACAACGAGATACTGCGGCGCCATTTCTTGGAGCTAACGACCAACTTCCTCGCGCCTTTTGGGCCGTATCTGAGAACTACCACACCGCTGGAAGGGAGTTCTCCCTTTGTTGATCCACCGCTACTTCCACCATTTCATGCGGACGAGTTTGTCAATGGTTTGGCTGCTAGAGGCCCAGGGAAGTTTTTGTCTAAAAGGATGAGGTCCAATTGGCTGAATCTATATAGGTAAGCCACAACCATATTTGTTTGTTGAAGCTTTTATTTTTAGTTTGAATTGCTTGGCAAAATGACCTATCTTTTTTATATTTGTTTCACCTCTTATCTTTATCAGGAAATTCTTGGAAGGCCCTAACTTCATGCCTTGGTTCCGACAAAGGCGTGCTGCTGCGGAGAAAGATCAGCAGAGGCTCTGGAGGCAAGCTCGCTTGAATGTTGACATTGAGAAGTTAATGTCAAACATGTCCGAGTTGGAGAGGATTGATTCTTTTAATGTTATTGAGCGGTATCTTCtcagagagatggaggtaatTTTGTTTCTGATGCATTCCTAAGTTAACTCTGACTTGTAAAAAGAAATAAATAATCATATATAGGAAGTTCTTATTACATGTCTAGACATTTAATTAGCAATTAGAATAGTTATGGAAATTTTATGGTTGTTTGTTGTTAGGACAAATATAAGCACAGGAATAACCCACGTGGTCTATGAGTCAGTATAGATGCATAACTAAGACCCACCAATTTAATTCATGTTTTTTCTTGACACAAGGATTGCCTAAATCTGCTTTGGGCTTTAGGCCTGCTCAAACCAATCAGGCAAGGAACATTTTGAGTTGTTAATTCCGTAGGTCTCCAGTTAAGTTAAGAGACCAGTTTGGTTAGTCTTGGAGTCTAGCATGGATCTAGGCTGTGCAGCCTGTGCTATATTAGCAATCTGATGTTGTAGGCTTTTGAGCAATGAAATAAGAATCTTTTAAATTTAACTCATCCTTAGAGCCTTGCTACCACGACATGGATTAGGCTGCGGTGTTTAAACGGGTGCTAGTGCCCGACCCTCTGTCTTCATACCCCTACCCTACCAAAATCCATAGTCAAACCAGACTTAGACTCGAGCTCCTCTGGTGAGATAAGAAGCAACATAACAAGTTCGCTGTGGACTTCCCTGGTCTGGTTGAATTATTGTTTCCTCTTATGACACAAATCATGAACTTAATCGCGGATTTGTGCGGATGCTTATGACTTTAAATTTATGCGGGCAAAATTTATACATGCTGTCAATGTTATGCTGCAAGAAATTAGAACTTTTTTTTcggtaaagggaatatattaatatcaagaagataccaattacacccagcctctgcaacaacgcaccaccctaatggcactacggatgcacacaaccaaaaacaagaaatgaaaactaagaaacaaaagtcccgctacagtatctcgggcctaacaacagcaatacatccaccaccgccaagacaacacctgaattacagactagtccccgctctcaaaacaaatgcctccaccaaggacattgccaggcacaaccatttaaggccagaccttgggttttcaccctgaaaggtaggactctgcacttcacctgtgttgtcgcccccactttcataccgctgctgtgaagcccggaacaccaagcaagtccctcaacatcgcaaagacttgaacctcccttagctagtcctcccctctggccttcatgaaattctcttcttccgactttcatcatggatccatagtcacttgatgtcaatcaaagaaaaagagcttcgcgccgctccctccagaaccaatcggtaataaaaacatgggtgcgcacgaccgaatacctccgatccagtgTTAAATGGTCCGGTCATGAAGTCCAATGAGACCCATTGTGTTTTCTTCTGTCTTTATCCTGTCAATAACTACCATTGATTGTCAGTTGTCAGCATGGTTTTCAAGGCGTCCTTAAGGCGTCGCTTAGGCGCTAAGGTGCCCCCTCTCCGCTTTAGAAAATGGACCGCTTAGGTGCCTAAAGCGTCCGCATAATCACCTCTTAGGCGTCAGAGCGCCCCCAACCGCCTTAGGACACCTTACCGCCTTAAAAACCATGGTTGTCAGGTCATTGTATTGAAATAAAGGAAAAAAATTACTAGAACT
It includes:
- the LOC127296164 gene encoding uncharacterized protein, producing the protein MNRIPSVSLRAEAAPDPDPAALARWARAFCVIRFDLERGQLVEACYPPGALAHGGLDRLVAFSSFPDSMSHHLPRHRSSVHDSLFSFRLPSPSPSPAFLYGFVFNRQRQDERLPRGGEQKSVVILSHAPYSSLFRLLLQILGPLCFDIGHAALTMVASHVAAWPAPAPGCPMELPIGSAALRVHLPPAPDDPGPPPALLPANPSVPYGLFHDADLFAAFRGLLLHLWTLWELMVVGEPILVVAPSPPQCSEAVAGLVSLVAPILYSVDFRPYFTIHDPDFARLNALAEGEVFPPMVLGVTNLFFLKSLKSIPNVVSVGSPNPNSTRVLPAGGQTPASANGSNGTPVKLKLDKLAINKFSPTGLLNSIKLRRKGPLSLMTEHREALWSTYVPTTKPDTSVLNRLIDAGVSPRIEESMSVVNNEILRRHFLELTTNFLAPFGPYLRTTTPLEGSSPFVDPPLLPPFHADEFVNGLAARGPGKFLSKRMRSNWLNLYRKFLEGPNFMPWFRQRRAAAEKDQQRLWRQARLNVDIEKLMSNMSELERIDSFNVIERYLLREMENSGTGTAESIAACQKLKTNLQAAFSVLPQDMQQLLLSNPKRSVLLQVSQEKVPELGDIVSQTSL